In one window of Nicotiana tabacum cultivar K326 chromosome 12, ASM71507v2, whole genome shotgun sequence DNA:
- the LOC107785023 gene encoding UPF0481 protein At3g47200-like, which produces MAQHIEITRLLDQTPPKDESPSRPQLLSPSPAVAASFFAFVVASHRARAIQEGREADYVIEIKTADVQNPVFDEGLSTESCTIFKVNAGLHESNPNAYRPKLISIGPYHKNNPKLRSMEKYKLRYRQRFLRRKKTIDLESCIRELEGLKDEALKCYDDIDEDFNNDSCRKFVEMLLLDGCFVVEYIREFCKMVPEGEDKIIKAAWMEVLVDRDLLLLENQLPFFILAKLHEMTTDHDVPFIEMVKYNFATSLPKVTPKFIRETDGNAKEVKHLLQVIHMCCCPSGMNASLTGNASNKLKHGKKSFNWPSQLIWTNKKQQIEEDDDIWHDRMRCATELEEAGIKFSRTGKIYRRLNKDNEEDCISLFDIKYDKELIEIPCFEVVDSTETVLRNLIAYEQHSIGVHHKYFTDYVILMDRLINSEKDVKLFRLKGIIRNRIGDDNEAASIFNRLGEGVIPSTQFYYKEACKKVVEHCEKPCSERKASFWHNYFNGPWVGLSTAAAVILLSLTVMQTVLTFISTLK; this is translated from the exons ATGGCACAACATATTGAGATTACCCGACTGCTCGATCAAACTCCTCCGAAGGATGAG TCGCCATCTCGCCCGCAGTTGCTAAGCCCCTCACCCGCTGTTGCTGCTTCCTTCTTCGCCTTTGTCGTTGCCAGTCATCGAGCTCGAGCG ATACAAGAAGGCAGGGAAGCGGATTATGTGATCGAGATAAAGACAGCAGATGTTCAAAATCCAGTATTTGATGAAGGATTGTCTACCGAATCATGTACCATCTTTAAAGTAAATGCGGGACTACATGAATCAAATCCAAATGCGTATAGGCCAAAGTTGATCTCCATCGGTCCTTACCATAAAAACAATCCGAAACTTCGCTCGATGGAAAAGTATAAACTGCGTTACCGACAACGGTTTCTCCGCAGGAAAAAGACGATTGATTTGGAAAGTTGCATTAGAGAATTGGAGGGACTGAAGGATGAAGCACTTAAGTGTTATGATGATATAGATGAGGATTTTAACAATGATAGTTGTAGGAAATTTGTGGAAATGCTGTTGCTTGATGGCTGTTTTGTGGTTGAATATATCCGTGAGTTCTGTAAAATGGTGCCGGAGGGAGAAGACAAAATTATCAAAGCGGCTTGGATGGAAGTTCTTGTAGATCGTGACTTGTTGCTACTAGAAAACCAACTCCCTTTTTTTATCCTCGCCAAACTTCATGAGATGACTACGGATCATGACGTCCCATTCATAGAGATGGTGAAATACAACTTTGCTACTAGTTTACCGAAGGTGACTCCTAAATTCATAAGGGAAACTGATGGgaatgccaaagaagtcaaaCATTTACTTCAAGTAATACACATGTGTTGTTGCCCTTCAGGAATGAATGCTAGCCTAACTGGGAATGCTAGCAATAAATTAAAACATGGCAAGAAAAGTTTTAACTGGCCTTCGCAACTAATTTGGACCAACAAAAAGCAACAAATTGAGGAGGATGACGACATATGGCACGACCGCATGCGATGTGCAACAGAGCTTGAGGAAGCAGGAATTAAATTTTCAAGAACTGGGAAAATTTATAGAAGGTTGAACAAGGACAACGAGGAGGATTGTATAAGTTTATTTGATATCAAGTACGACAAGGAATTGATCGAAATTCCTTGTTTTGAGGTGGTTGATAGTACGGAGACCGTTTTGAGAAATTTGATAGCTTACGAGCAACACTCTATTGGTGTACATCATAAATATTTCACAGATTATGTAATTCTTATGGATCGTCTAATCAACTCTGAAAAAGATGTGAAGTTGTTTCGCTTGAAGGGAATAATCAGAAACCGAATAGGCGATGACAATGAAGCAGCTAGCATCTTTAACAGACTTGGAGAAGGAGTGATCCCTTCAACTCAGTTCTATTACAAAGAAGCATGCAAAAAGGTGGTTGAGCATTGTGAAAAACCATGTAGTGAAAGGAAGGCAAGTTTTTGGCACAATTACTTTAATGGTCCTTGGGTGGGACTTTCAACTGCAGCTGCAGTAATCCTCC